DNA from Vicia villosa cultivar HV-30 ecotype Madison, WI unplaced genomic scaffold, Vvil1.0 ctg.000700F_1_1, whole genome shotgun sequence:
tattttgatCTACCTGACATTCAAATGCTCAAGCACTGAGGATTAGGCTCACTTACCTGTCTCCTAAACAACAAGTCttcaactagggttttctcttttctctaggagaaatcaacttctgatgcctcaaatggatcccgtggcctctcatatgattcaaaggatcctcacataaaaattcaagcttcaattcccaaTATTGCTCGGTAaacagctcaaatggtcaacagtcgattagattgacctaaaagtcaactgtggtcaaagtatagtcaaaattcctgatttttggtcatcatcctcattttgaagtatcattcatcatttgatcaagggttgatcatgattcatcaaggaaagttcagaaatcaagaaaactcaaagtttctaaattaaggtttttggactaaaagtcaactgaactttgaccagccataacttacacatgcaacatcagaaattttccatccaattctcaatttgaaggaaattgaattctctacaactttgtctctcacatgccaaggctaaaaccgcttcatttgagagatatggatcaaaacattacaggtcctttttgaaagtccaccaaaagcaattttttgtcaaaccccatatcatcaagataaaatcctcaaatggaaaaaagcttccaaagtctcttccatatcttaaaaattgagggagatatgccttgtcaaagatagacaattttgagaaaaaaatgtgaagcaaaaaggcttcaaattgggttttcttgcaaataggcccaactttttatgatccaACCTTGCTCCTCAAGTAATCCAAGGGATCCAATCTGAAATCCATGAATTATttgtgattatttgattttatgtgatttttttattcattaaaaatcaatttaatccaataatcaagaaaatatgaaAGATTTGGTTTCACCTTGATTTTCAATTAGTTCCAATCAACCAATATATCAAGGATTTGATTCAAATTCGTGCTAAGTATGATTGGAGAGAGGAGATTGGAATTGtaccaaaattagaaagattgaaaatcaatttcaatcaaataccAATCTTTGAATCATCAAAGATTTAGTCCAATTTTGTTACCCTAAGACAGTTTACTTTAAGTGCACAACCCATATAGATGCAAAAGGATGAAGGATTCGGCCTCCAAAACTCCTCACAAAAGTTGCAACACATCTGGAAAAATTGAGACCCGAATTCCAGGATTAAAGCCAATTCAAGGTATTGTGGAGGCTCAACCGTGTTCCTGGACATTTTCTGAAGCTACCTGGATCGCCCCCAAGGTTTCACGCGTTCAGAATTGACTCTCCTACACTACGGTTTGCAATCTTTTGTTTGAGTCTGATTCCATGAATTCATGCATTGATAATCAATTTTGTTTGCATATTAATGCTTGATAGGATGTTCTTAAAATATGTGCATAGTTTGATTGAATTTTAGAGGCCAGAATCTATtcgtgccattgttagggttcatgtgtGTCGAATCAGGGGATTTTGTGTAGAGGTGATTACAGGTTAAATCAAAGGACTCATGGAGTTCGTGAGGTCTTAAAGGTTTGATCTGGGCTCATTGTTGGTGGTTATTAGTGGCGATTTGCCGGTTAAGAGGGCTGAGACATATGGCCACGGCGGAAAACCGTGGGTAAAAGTCCCTATCCTTTTGCAGAAAACGAACGAGGAAGAAGGTCCCTGGGCGCGcgtttctattttttaaattctctgaataatttattttatgtattgttTGTTTGATACGTTATCAGCGTAGCATATCAACTCCATTGGCTAGAATGAACGCGTTATCACCCAAGGGTCGAGGgctcgatccctggcccttgcaatgtttttttcaatatttcctctgCATATTACATGCACTTCCATCTTAAAGGAGTACCATACGCCCTCACCTCAACACCGTTGGTTGGTGATCACTCAAGATCTAACGCGTCTAAAGCCTGGAGCGCATATCATGGTCTTCAACCTCACCACACTTGATCAAAAGCtaagtgttttaatttttttttaattacctaaatgcttttatttattttctttctattataattgtttttatttctattttaataaattagtttttttataataaatttataattatttaattttttttatcgaaaactcgatttttcataattctatcaataattgttttttatatattaaaatttaaatttccatatatacttttaatcaattaaataattaggatttaatccaataattatttaattattatatttagtcAAACTtttgataaatattaaattattaacattttatattttattgtttaaaCCCTGATTTATCCTGATCAATTAGGGTTGTCGATCTTTAATAcactaacttttctcttcttcgttcgtaattttcagggttgatcGAAGGTTCGATTGAAGGCTCAGGATATTTAAATAtgtttgaattaattatttttccctcttattttctgcctttatttccccttccccgcaggtgtttattgtaatagcgtaggactattaAATTGTTTtacttttctgctgtggttagtaatcctagggagtgcaaccctgaattgaacatagaatcactaattacaagataatataactgaattgaaccacctgattgtgccacacacacacttttgggtaaaccctcttgttgcctgttgccttatatgttgcctgttgccttatttgttgcctgttgccttatttgttgccttgttgccttattattgttgcCTATAAATAGTCAactccctcgattccgaggatgcctaaagcaaatgtttccctcagttcattcatcataaattttgtccctcgatgtttcctcgataaatgatgatctgtcctattgctaaggtatcctcgcatgatgcctaaaaagattaatgactattatatcctttccttagactaccttccctctttatggcagggtcagtcttatggcgaacgataacttcgatgaccctttacatccaataaaaaggacttcctaccctcatatggtatggatagccctgaaaagctaaaagaatttTTTAACTTAAAGGGTaactacctcctaattgctttctctggtttaaattcaaacttttcctttttttcaaaaaccttcaaaaaggctacgcttattttacaagctaaagtccttattcaaactctttttctatTTATcgcaaacatttttgaaaacaaagtgagctaagcaattaaaagcccgtggataaccatggatacaaagggtgctttaaaccttccctttgtataacttaccccccgaactcaaagtcttttaaaaaggttttttttctgttcttttagcctttctataagttggataaaataaaatttggtggcgactcttgcttaccgcgacattgcttgcttaaatatttaaagtcagttcaccgtattacacatacgGACGGGCTTATTCCTTTTTAAATCAGAGACTTTATAACCTAGAGCTGAGGGATATTTCCGCAAGGTATCTAAGAGTTGGTTTGTTTCGATTTGGTTTAGAGTGGCGCTTATTATGATAGGTTGATTCATCTCCTCATCCAAAAACTCATATCTTAGATTCATGGGTAGTTCCTTAAGTTCTATAGTAGGTTTCTTGGTGCACGGCATAGGGTCGGGGGTAAGTGCTAAGCATTCAAAAAGGTTGTCGTCGATGTAAGGTTCAATACTCTTAAATTCGTCATCTTCTAATATGGGGGTAGAAGGTAATCTTATTAAGGATTCGTTGAGCTCAGTTACACACTCATCAATGATGTCGATGGCATAACATGCATCTCCTATCACTGGTGCCATTAGAAATTTCGATAGAATGAACTCGATCTTTTCAACTCCTACCTCAAAAGTCAGTTTCCCTTTCTTAATATCTATTATAGCTTCGGCAGTTGATAGGAATGGTCTACCTAGGAGGATTGGGATGTCAGCATCTTCTTTGATATCCATAACTACGAAATTGGTAGGAATTTATAACTGACCAATCTTGACAGGTATGTCTTCTAAAATACTCATGGGGTATTTGACAGATCTATCGGCTAGGTGTAATGACATCTTAGTAGGTTGAAGTTCTCCTAGTTTTAACCTCTTACAGACAGCCAAGGGCATCAGACTTACGCTTGCTCCTAGGTCCAAAAATTCTTTGTCTATCATATGATTTCCTAGGACGCAGGGGATAGAAAAACTTCCAGGATCTTTGTCTTTCTTGGCAAGTTTATTCTCGGATATGGAATGGCATTCTAAAGGTTTGGGATCGTCGAGTCGTCGTTTGTTGGACAAAATATCCTTCAAGAACTTAGCATATGATGGTATCTGAGTTATCGCTTCGGTAAAAGGGATTTCTACATGGAGTTTCTCTATTACCTTAATGAACTTTTGGAATTGGTTTTTTGTTTTAGTGTTTTTCAAGCTTTGTGGAAATGGAATAGGTGGCTTGTAAGGTTGTGGTGTTCGATTCTCTACCTCTGGTTTTGATCGCTTTTCGGCTTTCTCTGGTTCCTCTACCTGATCTTTAGGTTCAGCATCTTCCTTAGGTTATTCTGATGTGCTTAGGTTAGGACTTTTAGCTCCTTCATAAGCGGTTCAACTTCTCAGGGTGATAGAATTTGATGTTCCTTTGGGATTAGGTTTGGTTTGTCCAGGGAATTGTCCTCCAGGCACAACTTGTGCAGAGGTGGTTTGGGCCACCTGTGAAATCTGGGTCTCAAGCATTTTGGTGTGGGTCATCATCTGGTCAAACTTGGTTGCCAGTTGAGTAACTAACTCGTTTGTGTGAATGTGTTGATTCATAAACTCCTTAttttgctgagtttgattctgaaTAAAGGTGCCTATGGTTTCTTTAAGGTTTGGTCTTGGTGGCACAATTTGCATAggttgattttgtttttatgtttggaATCCTTGGGGTCTCGAAGATCCGGAATTTTGGATGGGGTTATTGTTTTTGTAAGAGAAATTTGGGTGGTTCCTCCATCCAGGATTGTAGGTATTCGAGAAAGGGTTCCCTTGGGTATAGTTAACTTGGTCTGAGCTAGAGTCGTTCAAAAGGTTACAGTCAATGGTTTGATGTCCTTGAGTTCCATAGAGTTCGCACTCCAATTGGATTGCTGCCACTGTGGTAGGGTTTTGAGACATGTTCTCGACTTTCAAGGCCAAGGCGTCCATCTTAGCATTCATCATGTCCATGCAACTTATCTCATGCTTTACTCCATGGCTCTCCTTTTTCTCTACCGTCGCTCGTTCTATTCCCCACTGGGCGTGGTTTTGGGTCATGTCCTCTATCAGGGCACAAGCGTCGGGGTAAGGTTTGTTCACTAACGCTCCGCCAGCGGCAGCGTCAATAGTCATCTTCGTGTTGTAATGGAGTCCACTATAAAAGGTGTGTATGATTAACCATTGCTCTAGGCCATGGTGCGGACAGGCTCTCAAAAGTTCATTATATCTTTCCCCGGCATCAAAAAGTGATTCGCCTTGGTTTTGAGTGAAACTAGTGATCAGGTTCCTAAGGAGAGTAGTCTTACTTTGTGGGAAATATCTGGAAAGAAAAGCTCTCCTAAGTTCTTCCCAAGTCGATATTGAGTTGGCTGGAAGGGTGTTTAACCAGTCATGGGCTTTACttctaagggagaaaggaaacaatCTTAAGCGGGTGGCTTCGAGTGTGGCTCCATTTGCCTTAAGGGTATCAGCTAACTGGATAAACACTTTTAGGTGTTGATTCGGGTTCTCTGTAGCGAGACCAGCGAATTGGTTTTGTTGTACTAGTTGTAGTAATGAGGGCTTAAGTTCAAAATTGTTGGTTGTTATAGTGGGGTTTACGATACTAGAACTGGGCTCCTCATTATATGGTTGAGCAAACTCTTTAAGCGGTCTTTGGTTATGATCTTCTGCCATAGCTTTCCTTAACTTAAGGATAAACAAATGTGCTCGGGCGTAACGTTCGGGATCCATTAAAGGGTTTAACAGGTTACCGGTGCTACGATTTCTACGCATCTACCGGCTAGAATAGCCTTAGTCTAAACGGGATAACAATAGGGTACGAAATTTGACGAAGTTGGTCCCCGGCAATGCcgccaaaaacttgatgggtCTGTAACGTATAGCCTAAATATAGAACTGCAAGTGCACACCCTATtgaagtaatatataagattatcgaaccacatagaccaatcgtcaatctatcaactctattgctaaggtgcttatctaaggtgaaCAAGAATATTGTTGTGAGTGCAGTGCAAGAAAGTAAGTGAGCAAAGTGAATAATAGTTTAAGCGACCGGTTGGAATGTAAATCATGAAATCACACTATGATCCAGTCATGCATAAATGAAACAACTCATGGGGCAGTATTTTCTATTCGTTGCAAAGAATCAATTTAACGGGAACTTGTAGCTTTTGGCTACTAAAAACCGAATTTACTCTTTAATTTAACTTCCTTTATTTTCACATATAAAGGGTGCCTTCCGCGTTAAAGAGGTaaatctatttttaagaaattgatagttttgacttaacagAAAAGTAATTTTTTACTTGGAAATATTAACTTAAAGAGACTTTTGGCTTTTGACCAAGAGTCAGATTTCAAACCTATaaacgcgtccgaaaatagtttcaaaatcgttttctaaaaagaGTTAATGATTCCTATTTAACCAACCAAACCGCTTTCTCTTATTTTGTTTGGTTAATTAATAATCAAGTCATATCTTTGATAtggacggctttcgatcttacccaataAACATTTAAACATAAATTGACTTAAGTTAAAATCAAAACATCCCCAGAGTATTTTCACTAGCGTGATAATTGGAACACAATCATGATAACAATCATTACATTCAAACCTttataatttagccagacatagtgAGTGCGAGTCTATAACACATGTAGACTATGATAAGAGCGAGTAATTAAAAGTGTGCGAGTCTATAAAtcatgtagactatggtaagagtatttagagtctataaaacatgtagactatggtaagagcatttagagtctataaagcatgtagactatggtaagagcaagaAGATAAATAAAGCAATTAAATTGAAACCTTACTGCGATCGGAGGTTTGAATCTAATACAAAGTGAAGGCTGGTATgataaacttcaaccaaagtgctccaagACTTGATTACAACTCAATCTACACTGTAGTAACTCCCCAATGTGCATAGTAACTCTTGTCCTTACGCACTTCCAGAATCCACTATATATAGTTTTGCATTTTCATTTTCGTTTTCCATCCAAGCTTAGTACAAACTTAAGCCATATACTATCATTTTCTgtaaagtagtaacctcttcaAGTTGGCTCCATCATGGAGTGGGCCACGTCATGGCGTCCTCTATGGCTAGCACGATACTAAACGCCACAAGTGTAAATCTTCTTGAAAAAGCATATATTCTTGGCGTTTTGGCTCGTTTCTTCACTAAAGGCTCCGGAAGGTCAAGAATCCTGAAATCAAAGGAAATACAAGCATAATACaagaaaatgataataaaaacta
Protein-coding regions in this window:
- the LOC131630575 gene encoding uncharacterized protein LOC131630575; this translates as MAEDHNQRPLKEFAQPYNEEPSSSIVNPTITTNNFELKPSLLQLVQQNQFAGLATENPNQHLKVFIQLADTLKANGATLEATRLRLFPFSLRSKAHDWLNTLPANSISTWEELRRAFLSRYFPQSKTTLLRNLITSFTQNQGESLFDAGERYNELLRACPHHGLEQWLIIHTFYSGLHYNTKMTIDAAAGGALVNKPYPDACALIEDMTQNHAQWGIERATVEKKESHGVKHEISCMDMMNAKMDALALKVENMSQNPTTVAAIQLECELYGTQGHQTIDCNLLNDSSSDQVNYTQGNPFSNTYNPGWRNHPNFSYKNNNPIQNSGSSRPQGFQT